One genomic segment of Impatiens glandulifera chromosome 6, dImpGla2.1, whole genome shotgun sequence includes these proteins:
- the LOC124943018 gene encoding probable WRKY transcription factor 11, which translates to MDHHQALNVHEIASNGLKSMEDLIRLISTHSKNNQLLSPVDFRHLYELIETNPTTTISGPNRTGHARFRRGPIFPSPLVHRPHKLMFDFANANIVCPTSKNCLETGSTSQYSMGSSANSSFLSSITGDRSVSNGKNLIASTLILDHGPEKVYAMENSSQLSSQGCQEHNPNSILGKLSNSFNGCHCSKTMNLKVRKSIKVPAISSKMADIPADEHSWRKYGQKPIKGSPYPRGYYKCSTFKSCPAKKHVEKAKEDPTMLIITYEGEHKH; encoded by the exons ATGGATCATCACCAAGCCCTTAATGTGCATGAGATAGCATCAAATGGTCTAAAGAGTATGGAGGATTTAATTCGGCTCATATCTACACATTCGAAAAATAACCAACTCTTGAGCCCGGTTGATTTTCGACACCTCTACGAGCTCATTGAGACGAACCCTACAACGACAATCTCCGGTCCAAACCGAACTGGCCATGCCCGGTTCCGACGTGGCCCAATCTTCCCTTCTCCACTTGTTCATCGTCCACATAAATTGATGTTCGATTTTGCCAATGCTAACATAGTTTGCCCGACTTCGAAGAATTGTCTTGAAACCGGTTCCACCAGCCAGTACTCGATGGGATCATCGGCGAATTCTTCCTTCCTGTCTTCGATCACAGGCGATAGAAGTGTTTCAAATGGTAAAAATCTAATTGCATCAACTTTGATTCTAGATCATGGACCGGAGAAGGTATATGCAATGGAGAATTCCTCTCAATTGTCGAGTCAAGGATGCCAAGAACACAATCCCAATAGCATATTAGGGAAACTCTCGAACTCTTTTAACGGTTGTCACTGCTCAAAAACAAt GAATTTAAAGGTAAGAAAATCGATTAAAGTGCCGGCGATAAGCTCAAAGATGGCTGATATACCTGCCGACGAGCATTCTTGGAGGAAGTATGGCCAGAAGCCAATCAAGGGATCACCATATCCCAG gggATATTACAAGTGCAGTACATTTAAAAGTTGTCCTGCAAAGAAGCACGTGGAGAAGGCAAAGGAGGATCCGACTATGCTTATTATCACATATGAAGGGGAGCacaaacattaa